One region of Mycobacterium riyadhense genomic DNA includes:
- a CDS encoding glutamate--cysteine ligase, with amino-acid sequence MSSVPASSLSSRAANRIDFARSPRPTVGVEWEFALVDAQTRDLSNEATAVIAEIGENPRVHKELLRNTVEIVSGICECAGQAMEDLRDTLGPARQIVRDRGMELFCAGTHPFARWSAQKLTDAPRYAELIKRTQWWGRQMLIWGVHVHVGISSANKVMPILTSLLNYYPHLLALSASSPWWGGEDTGYASNRAMMFQQLPTAGLPFHFQTWAEFEGFVYDQKKTGIIDHMDEIRWDIRPSPHLGTLEVRICDGVSNLRELGALVALTHCLVVDLDRRLDAGESLPTMPPWHVQENKWRAARYGLDAVIILDADSNERLVTDDLDDMLTRLEPVAKSLHCADELAAVSDIYRYGASYQRQRRVAEEHDGDLRAVVDALVAELDI; translated from the coding sequence GTGTCATCGGTTCCGGCTAGCTCGCTGTCCAGTAGGGCGGCTAACCGCATCGATTTCGCCCGCTCACCGCGGCCGACGGTGGGCGTCGAATGGGAGTTCGCGCTCGTCGACGCGCAAACCCGCGACCTGAGCAACGAGGCCACCGCGGTCATTGCCGAGATCGGCGAAAACCCGCGCGTGCACAAGGAATTGCTGCGCAACACCGTCGAAATTGTCAGCGGCATCTGCGAATGTGCCGGGCAGGCGATGGAAGATCTACGCGACACGCTGGGTCCAGCGCGCCAGATTGTCCGGGACCGCGGCATGGAGCTGTTCTGCGCCGGCACACATCCGTTCGCGCGATGGTCGGCCCAGAAGCTCACCGACGCGCCGCGCTACGCCGAGCTGATCAAGCGCACCCAGTGGTGGGGCCGCCAGATGCTGATCTGGGGAGTGCATGTGCATGTCGGGATCTCGTCGGCCAACAAGGTGATGCCGATCCTGACGTCGCTGCTCAACTACTACCCGCACCTGCTGGCGCTGTCGGCGTCCTCGCCCTGGTGGGGCGGCGAGGACACCGGGTACGCCAGCAACCGGGCGATGATGTTTCAGCAGTTGCCCACCGCCGGACTGCCGTTCCACTTTCAGACCTGGGCGGAGTTCGAAGGCTTCGTCTACGACCAGAAGAAGACCGGGATTATCGACCATATGGACGAAATCCGTTGGGACATAAGGCCGTCACCGCACCTGGGCACCCTTGAGGTGCGGATCTGTGACGGTGTGTCCAACCTGCGTGAGCTCGGCGCGCTGGTGGCGCTGACGCATTGCCTGGTCGTGGATCTGGATCGTCGGCTGGACGCCGGCGAAAGCCTGCCGACCATGCCGCCGTGGCATGTCCAGGAAAACAAGTGGCGTGCCGCTCGTTACGGCCTGGATGCGGTGATCATCTTGGACGCCGACAGCAACGAGCGGCTGGTTACCGACGATCTCGACGATATGCTGACCCGGCTGGAACCGGTCGCGAAATCATTGCACTGCGCCGACGAACTGGCCGCGGTCTCCGACATCTACCGCTACGGCGCCTCGTACCAGCGACAGCGGCGGGTGGCCGAGGAGCACGACGGAGATCTGCGAGCGGTTGTCGACGCGCTGGTGGCCGAGCTGGATATCTAG